Below is a genomic region from Marinobacter salarius.
TGGTGATACGCGGATGGGTCAGTGTGGAACCCAGCGAGCGGGGGTGCGGAGTCTGTGCGATAAAGCCGTTGCGATCGACCCGCAGGCCTTCTTTCTCAACGCCTTTTCGAAATCCAGCCCATTGGTTGGCCGTGAACTGCTGAAAAAGCTGATGACGGGATTCACCCATGAATGACTCCTGCTTGAATGGCCGCCGGGAACACCGGCGGCCATTACGGTAGTGTGTGGCGGCGCGGGTTAACGGCCGTCTTTGCGAGCCGACGCCAGAGCCTGTGCCAGCGCTCCGGCCATGGCACCCTTTTGTCCGCTGTCTGCGCCTTTGTGGCGGTCATTTCTTGCGGAAGGTTTGCCACCTTTATTGCTGGAGCCGGCGCGGTTATCGGATTTCTCCCCGGGCTGGTCATCCATACGCATGGAAAGGGCAATCCGCTTTCTCGGGATATCCACATCCATCACTTTCACCTTGACGATATCCCCTGCCTTGACCACTTCCCTCGGATCTTTCACGAAGGTGTTCGACAACGCAGAGATGTGCACAAGGCCGTCCTGATGGACGCCAATGTCCACGAATGCGCCGAAGTTGGTCACGTTGGTGACCGAACCCTCCAGCACCATGCCTGGCTTCAGGTCATTGAGGGTTTCCACCCCCTCCTCGAAGCTGGCAAAGCGGAACTCCGGCCGGGGATCACGGCCCGGCTTCTCCAATTCCGTAATAATATCCTTTATTGTCGGCAGACCAAACTGTTCGGTGACATAGTCCTGCGGGTTCAACGAGCGCAGGAAATCGGCGTCGCCGACGATACCCTCAATCTTACGATTGTTCTGGCGGGCAATGGCCTCGACCACGCCATAGGCTTCCGGATGGACCGAGGAACGATCCAGGGGATTCTCCCCCCCGCAATGCGAAGGAAACCGGCCGACTGTTCAAAGGTACGATCACCGAGGCGGGAAACTTTAAGCAACTGCCTGCGATCACGGAATACGCCATTCTGATTACGGAAATCGACGATGTTCTGGGCGATGCTCTGGTTCAGGCCGGACACCCGTGCCAGCAGAGGGATAGATGCGGTGTTGAGATCCACTCCAACACCGTTAACACAGTCCTCCACCACGGCATCCAGGCTGCGGGCCAGTTGCACCTGAGACACGTCGTGCTGGTACTGCCCTACACCAATGGACTTGGGTTCGATCTTCACCATTTCCGCCAATGGGTCCTGCAGCCGGCGGGCGATGGAGACTGCCCCGCGAATGGTCACATCCAGATCCGGCAGTTCGCGGGAAGCGAATTCAGAAGCGGAATAGATCGAAGCGCCGGATTCGCTGACCACAATTCGCGCCAGCTTCAGTTCCGGGTAACGCTTGCTCAGGTCCGCGACCAGCTTTTCGGTTTCGCGGGAGGCCGTACCGTTACCAATCGCCACCAGCTCAATGCGGTACTGCCGGCACCAGTTCGCCAACTGTTCAATGGACTGATCCCACTGGTTGCGGGGCGCGTGTGGAAAAATACCACCGTGGCCCACCACCTGGCCGGTGCCGTCGATGATAGCCACCTTCACACCGGTGCGCAGGCCGGGATCCAGCCCCAGTGTGGCGCGGGGGCCAGCCGGCGCCAGCAATAGCAGATCCTTGAGGTTGGCGGCAAACACGTTGATCGCCTCGGTTTCAGCCGCTTCCCGCACTTGAGCCATGAGATCGGTTTCGATCTGGGTGGACAGCTTTACGCGCCAGGTCCAGCGCACCACTTCCGACAACCAGCGGTCGGCCGCACGGCCGTTGTCACGGATATGCCAGCGCGCGGCAATACGCTGTTCCGCCGGATGAGGCTGGCGGCGGTCGTCTTCCGCATCGCCGACCACGATGGAATAGGTGAGCATGCCTTCATTGCGCCCCCGAAGGATGGCAAGCGCGCGGTGTGATGGCACCTTCTTTAGTGGCTCGACATGGTCGAAGTAGTCTCGGAACTTGGCACCCTCATTCTCCTTGCCGTCCACCACGGCGACCTTGAGCTGCCCCTGCTGCCAGATAAAATCACGCAGTTCACCCAGGAGTTCCGCGTCCTCGGCAAAGCGTTCCATCAGAATGTAGCGGGCACCATCAAGCGCGGCCTTGGTATCGGCAACACCGGCTTCTTCATTGATATAGCCTTCCGCAGTGCTCTCTGGTTCCAGTGCGGGGTCGTCATACAGGGCATCGGCCAACGGTTCCAGGCCAGCTTCACGGGCAATCTGCGCCTTGGTCCGGCGTTTCGGCTTATACGGCAGGTAGAGGTCTTCCAGGCGGTTCTTGGTGTCCGCCGAATCGATGCTGGCACGCAATTCATCGGTCAGCTTGCCCTGCTCCTCGATGCTGTTGAGGATCGTGGAACGGCGGTCTTCCAGCTCCCGCAGATACCGCAGACGATCTTCCAGAGACCGTAACTGGCTGTCATCCAGCGAGCCGGTGACTTCCTTGCGGTAGCGGGCAATAAAGGGAACGGTGGCGCCACCGTCCAACATTTCAACGGTGGCATTCACCTGCTGTTCACGAACACCCAGTTCGTCAGCAATGCGCCTGATGATACTGTTCATGCAACCTCATCTGATGCTTACGAGTCAAAGCGCAAAGGTACAGCGGCTTATTGCTGCAGGCAAGCAGTGCGGCTACGGTTGTCCAGGAATTGCACAAGATCTGCCCATGGCATGGGGCGGGCGTAGTAGTAACCCTGAATTTCATCACAGTGTTGCTGTCGCAGGAACTCCAGTTGCCCTTCCGTCTCCACCCCTTCCGCGACCACGCTGATCTGCAGGCTATGAGCCAGGCTGATAATGGCACGAATGATATGCTCGGCGTCGGCAGACTGCCCCAGTTCCTGAACGAAAGACTTGTCGATTTTTACGAGGGAGATAGGCAGGTGCTGAAGGTTGCTGAGTGAGGAGAACCCGGTTCCGAAATCATCCAGGGCGAAACTGATACCCAGTTGATTGAGCTCCCGCAGACATCGCTGGGCATATTCCGGGTCGTGCATCATGGCGCTTTCCGTTAGCTCCAGCTCCAGCAGACTGGTGTCGACATTGGCATTGAATATAATGCGGAAAATGGTCTCAGTCATTTTGCGATCATGGAACTGACGGAACGAAAGGTTCACCGCGAAGACCAGCCCCGGATGCCCCAGATCGGAACACTCCTGCAGACGCTTGCAGGCCTGTTCAATCACCCAGTAGCCGATAGGAACGATCAACCCGCTGCGCTCTGCCACCGGGATGAATTCATCCGGGCCCACCAGCCCCCGTTCTGGATGATTCCATCGGAGCAGGCACTCCACCCCCCGAACTTCCTCGGACGCGAGATCAATGCGCGGCTGGTAATACACTTCCAGCTCATTGCCCCGCAGCGCATTACGGAGATCCGCCTCCAGGCGCAGCTGGTATCCTGCCGTTATGTGCAACTGACGATCGTAAAACCGGTAACTGGTGCCGGGGTCGCGCTTGGCCTCAAACATGGCGCGGTTGGCTCGTCGCAGAAGGTTCTCCGGGCTGTCACCTGCTTCCGGATAGGTGGCCACACCGAGGCTGGCACTGACGACGACGTTCTGACCATCAATGCCGAATGGTTCACCCAGCGTGGTCACGAGCTTGCGGATGATCTGGGTCAGATCCAGGGAGTCTTCCACCTTTTCAACAATGATCGCAAACTCGTCACCACCAATTCGCATCAGCGAATCCACTCGTCGCAGACTCTGTCGCAGCCGTTCCGCCAGCTTCAGCATGATCTGGTCACTCTTCTGATAGCCGAAGGATTCATTGAAGCTGCGGAAATCATCCAGATTGATGTGCAACAGTGCCAACCGCTGGCCGGCACGCTCAGCCCTCAGCAATGCCTGTTGCAGGCGATCAAAGAACAGGTCACGGTTGATAAAACCACTGGCCACTTCCCGACCCAACTGGCCGTGAGCCGACTCCGAAAGCTGCTGCCGGTACCAAAGGCAGCGTACCGCGCGACGCAGTCCCCACTCTTCCAACGACTGGCGGCTTAAATAGTCGGAAGCGCCATTGGCAAGCAGGTCACCAGCACGCTCGGAGGCCTGCTCGGCGCTCAGTGCCAGTACCGGTTTCTCGTTACTGGACACGGACAGATATTGCAGGAACGCGTCTTCGGAACCGCCATGAAACACGCAGTCCCAGAGGATAACGTCGAAGTGGGTATTGCGAATCAGATCATCGCAGTCGATAAGATCCGGGCACCAGGTCAGGTCCGGTTCCATTTCACGGTCACGTGACAGGAGCGAGCCCAGCCAGAGAAAATCCGCATACTCCGGTGTCAGCACCAGCAGCCGCACATGGCTGGGGTTGGATTGTTTTACTGCCAGGGTCATCAAGAAGCGTCCCGTTCCTCGTGATCAAACATCTCCGTTCCCTCAAGAATAGCTGATAGATCGTCAAGGTACAGCATGTCTGCCTGGTGTAGAATGTTTGCTTCCCAGGTTATCTCGGAATTTCCCGGATTGGCGAAATTATTGTGAACAAGCTCAACCCCCGACAGAGTGAAGCCGTCCGCTACGCGGAGGGCCCCATGCTGGTGCTTGCCGGTGCCGGCAGCGGCAAGACCAGTGTAATCACCCGCAAAGTGGCTTACCTGATCGAACACCTTGGCATTCCTGGGCGTCACATCGCCGCCGTGACCTTCACCAACAAGGCCGCGCGCGAAATGAAAGAACGTGTCGGGCGACTGGTGGACCGCAAACTGACCCGGGGGTTGATTGTTTCCACCTTCCATAACCTCGGGCTGAACATGATCCGCGAGGAGCACGAGCACCTGGGCTATCACCCCGGTTTTTCGATCTTCGATGCGGAAGACGCCAAGGCCCTGCTACAGGACCTGATGATGCGCGAGGCCAGCGCGGATGCCGGCGACGAACTGTCTGACGTGCAGATGACCATCTCGTCCTGGAAGAATGCCATGCGCAGCCCCCAGGATGCCTGGAGCCGGGCCGCTGATGAGCGGGAGCAGCGTATTGCCATCATTTACCGGCACTACAACGAATACCTGAAGGCCTATAACGCGGTGGATTTCGATGATCTGATCCTGCTGCCGGTACAACTGTTCCGCGATAATCCCGAGGTGTTGCAGAAATGGCGGCGGAAAATCCGCTACATGCTGGTGGACGAATACCAGGACACCAACCTTTGTCAGTATGAGTTGGTCAAGCTGCTGGTGGCGGAACGGACCGCCTTTACCGTCGTTGGAGATGATGACCAGTCGATCTATGCCTGGCGCGGTGCCCGGCCTGAAAACCTTGTTCAACTCAAGGAAGACTTCCCTAGCCTCAAGATCGTCAAACTGGAACAGAACTACCGTTCCACGGTTCGCATCCTCCGTTGCGCCAACACGGTCATCGCCAACAACCCCCACGTGTTCGAGAAAGCCCTGTGGAG
It encodes:
- a CDS encoding EAL domain-containing protein — protein: MTLAVKQSNPSHVRLLVLTPEYADFLWLGSLLSRDREMEPDLTWCPDLIDCDDLIRNTHFDVILWDCVFHGGSEDAFLQYLSVSSNEKPVLALSAEQASERAGDLLANGASDYLSRQSLEEWGLRRAVRCLWYRQQLSESAHGQLGREVASGFINRDLFFDRLQQALLRAERAGQRLALLHINLDDFRSFNESFGYQKSDQIMLKLAERLRQSLRRVDSLMRIGGDEFAIIVEKVEDSLDLTQIIRKLVTTLGEPFGIDGQNVVVSASLGVATYPEAGDSPENLLRRANRAMFEAKRDPGTSYRFYDRQLHITAGYQLRLEADLRNALRGNELEVYYQPRIDLASEEVRGVECLLRWNHPERGLVGPDEFIPVAERSGLIVPIGYWVIEQACKRLQECSDLGHPGLVFAVNLSFRQFHDRKMTETIFRIIFNANVDTSLLELELTESAMMHDPEYAQRCLRELNQLGISFALDDFGTGFSSLSNLQHLPISLVKIDKSFVQELGQSADAEHIIRAIISLAHSLQISVVAEGVETEGQLEFLRQQHCDEIQGYYYARPMPWADLVQFLDNRSRTACLQQ